In Gemmatimonadota bacterium, a genomic segment contains:
- the thyX gene encoding FAD-dependent thymidylate synthase, producing the protein METKRPTSPAAEEILGGYFPALDHGFVALVDYMGTDSDVERAARVSYGYGTRKVSATRGLVRYLRRHRHTTPSEMVEFKFHCAMPMFIARQWIRHRTACLAEGTEVYFDLPGGVARRGNQLYKLRVEDIWERFQPTENRSRADKQRNPFHRRDRVRGMKLRQVNEDSLELQHTRVVDVYRNGRKPVFRMTLADGKQIEATADHRFLFAEGWNTLKGAAGVRERGGRAVWDSGDHFLYVNGAAEERPLLYRDPVWLQREYRGHRRPISDLAEACGVSYHTIRKWLARYKLTDRGRGRFAEAHVPWNKGQTYRLGPRELSEEWITANRRVRSGSASNFWRGGRTTGRDSIGRWTTEVAAKVHAANGWTCQLCHTRASELHCHHIVPVWADLGRARDIENLTTLCGDCHRQIAGKELKYVERLGGGAVKSEWVPRERIAWNRLDSAKLVRILDFEFVGEKETYDLEVEGSYRNFIANGIVTHNSVNEYSGRYSLMPLLYYMPEREQFALQSAQNQQGRGAEASDTLYADAVERWHRLRETASDGYTWMVGEDVAREIARIDLPLSTYTQWYWKINLHNLLHFLSLRADPHAQWEIRVYAEIIAGMVKRVTPLSYEAWVDYDLVGQTMSRAELEVLSRLLVGGEDGISARTGVSLGADELKEAGLSPREVRELVAKLQAPARPDFDLDLSKMKSAEEVAKTMFEAVPGNFE; encoded by the coding sequence ATGGAGACCAAGAGACCCACGAGTCCGGCCGCGGAAGAGATTCTGGGCGGCTATTTCCCCGCGCTCGATCATGGGTTCGTCGCGCTCGTCGACTACATGGGCACGGACTCGGACGTCGAGAGGGCGGCACGCGTCAGCTACGGATACGGCACACGGAAGGTGTCGGCCACGCGCGGGCTCGTGCGGTACTTGCGTCGTCATCGACACACGACGCCGTCGGAGATGGTGGAGTTCAAGTTCCACTGTGCGATGCCGATGTTCATCGCCCGGCAGTGGATACGACATCGGACGGCCTGCTTGGCGGAAGGGACCGAGGTCTATTTCGACCTACCGGGCGGAGTGGCCCGCCGAGGGAACCAGCTCTACAAGCTCCGCGTGGAGGATATCTGGGAGCGCTTCCAGCCGACCGAGAACCGGAGTCGCGCGGACAAGCAGCGCAATCCGTTCCACAGGCGTGACCGCGTGCGGGGCATGAAGCTCCGTCAAGTGAACGAAGACTCGCTCGAACTCCAACACACGCGGGTTGTCGATGTGTACCGCAACGGACGGAAGCCCGTGTTCCGGATGACGCTTGCCGACGGCAAGCAGATTGAGGCCACTGCCGACCACAGGTTCCTGTTCGCGGAGGGCTGGAACACCCTCAAGGGTGCCGCGGGTGTGCGGGAACGGGGCGGCCGGGCCGTCTGGGACTCGGGAGACCACTTCCTATACGTCAACGGTGCGGCCGAAGAGCGACCGTTGCTGTACCGTGACCCGGTGTGGCTCCAGCGGGAGTACCGGGGTCACAGGCGCCCGATCAGCGACCTCGCTGAAGCCTGTGGCGTTTCGTACCACACGATCCGGAAGTGGCTGGCGCGCTACAAGCTGACCGATCGGGGGCGAGGGCGATTCGCAGAAGCCCACGTTCCGTGGAACAAGGGCCAGACGTACCGGCTCGGGCCCCGCGAACTTTCGGAGGAGTGGATCACAGCAAACCGCAGGGTCCGGTCCGGCTCTGCTTCGAACTTCTGGCGCGGCGGCCGGACGACGGGACGCGACTCGATCGGTCGGTGGACAACCGAGGTCGCGGCCAAGGTCCATGCAGCGAACGGATGGACGTGCCAGCTCTGCCACACGCGGGCGTCCGAGCTGCATTGCCATCACATCGTGCCGGTTTGGGCCGACCTCGGGCGCGCACGCGACATCGAAAACCTCACGACGCTCTGTGGCGACTGCCATAGGCAGATTGCCGGCAAGGAACTGAAGTACGTCGAGCGCCTCGGAGGAGGAGCCGTAAAGTCGGAGTGGGTGCCTCGCGAGCGTATTGCGTGGAATCGACTGGACAGCGCGAAGCTGGTCCGTATCCTCGACTTCGAGTTCGTCGGCGAGAAGGAGACGTATGACCTGGAGGTCGAGGGGTCCTACCGCAATTTCATCGCGAACGGGATCGTCACACACAACTCCGTAAATGAGTACAGCGGGCGGTATAGCCTCATGCCGCTGTTGTACTACATGCCCGAGCGCGAACAATTCGCGCTTCAGAGCGCTCAGAACCAGCAGGGCAGGGGCGCGGAGGCATCGGATACGCTTTACGCCGACGCTGTCGAGCGCTGGCACCGCCTTCGCGAGACGGCGAGCGACGGCTACACCTGGATGGTCGGCGAGGACGTCGCGCGAGAAATCGCCCGCATCGACCTCCCGCTCTCGACGTATACGCAGTGGTACTGGAAGATCAACCTGCACAACCTGCTGCACTTTCTATCGCTACGTGCAGACCCGCACGCCCAGTGGGAGATTCGGGTCTACGCCGAGATCATCGCGGGCATGGTCAAGCGGGTCACGCCGCTCTCGTACGAAGCTTGGGTGGACTACGACCTCGTAGGACAAACCATGAGCCGCGCGGAGCTCGAGGTGTTGTCACGACTCCTGGTCGGTGGCGAGGACGGGATCTCCGCTCGCACCGGGGTCTCGCTGGGCGCCGATGAGCTCAAGGAAGCGGGACTCTCCCCTCGAGAAGTCCGCGAGTTGGTTGCGAAATTGCAGGCGCCGGCCCGTCCGGACTTCGACCTCGACCTGTCCAAGATGAAGTCGGCGGAAGAGGTCGCGAAGACGATGTTCGAAGCGGTACCGGGGAACTTTGAATAG
- a CDS encoding peroxidase, which translates to MHAISRGWRDADLDEADRALCAYAEKLTLHQHDMEGEDIEVLRSHGFDDTAIHDATQIVAYFNYITRVADGLGVEPEDFIRLWGVDDA; encoded by the coding sequence GTGCACGCGATCAGCCGCGGTTGGCGTGACGCCGACCTTGATGAAGCCGATCGTGCGCTCTGCGCATATGCGGAGAAGCTCACACTCCATCAGCACGATATGGAAGGCGAGGACATCGAGGTCCTGCGCTCGCACGGGTTCGACGACACCGCGATCCATGACGCTACCCAGATCGTGGCTTACTTCAACTACATCACGCGCGTTGCTGATGGGCTGGGCGTCGAACCGGAAGACTTCATCCGACTTTGGGGTGTGGACGACGCCTGA
- a CDS encoding sodium/solute symporter (Members of the Solute:Sodium Symporter (SSS), TC 2.A.21 as described in tcdb.org, catalyze solute:Na+ symport. Known solutes for members of the family include sugars, amino acids, nucleosides, inositols, vitamins, urea or anions, depending on the system.), translating to MIDAVLGNLREYWMVHTLMALYTVILAHHAWSGNKKTKDLADYYVGGRSMGGWIIGLSFFATYASTNSFVGFSGRTYDWGLPWLLFIPTSVAFCLFAWIVVAPRLRSFTAAMDSLTIPEFIGFRFNSTPARVFAALIVIAASLFYMTAVFKGIGNLLEVFLDIPYKISIVIVFFIVMTYTMIGGFISVVKTDAVQGVVMIIAAALLFFGTVNAAGGLGAIAEVRTQPGGEALFTWGGGVAVPVLIGTMVAGLVKFAVEPRQLSRFFALGSDKAIRTGMWVSSLTFAVVFSLLIPVGMYARRIFPDGIADTDLVVPNLLSEVFGRGTSSFLLVAMVAAAMSSLDSVLLVMASTTERDLVSIARPGRSEEQEMFWTRGWVALFAFITMLISLNPLGGIVELTAFSGAVYGACFFPSLVLGLHWKRGNGTVVIASFVTGIVVLLAWDLVPGSEILHEIFPAMGLSTAVYVGLAMATKDAASEAVVALIEGGGRISETRS from the coding sequence ATGATCGACGCCGTGCTGGGCAACCTGCGCGAGTACTGGATGGTGCACACGCTCATGGCGCTCTACACCGTCATACTCGCGCATCACGCCTGGAGCGGGAACAAGAAGACCAAAGACCTCGCCGACTACTACGTCGGCGGCCGCAGCATGGGCGGCTGGATCATCGGTCTCTCGTTCTTCGCGACGTACGCGAGCACGAATTCGTTCGTGGGCTTCAGCGGCCGCACGTACGATTGGGGGCTGCCCTGGCTGTTGTTCATCCCCACGTCGGTCGCCTTTTGCCTCTTCGCGTGGATCGTCGTCGCTCCGCGGTTGCGCAGCTTCACCGCGGCTATGGACTCGTTGACGATCCCCGAGTTCATCGGCTTTCGCTTCAACAGCACGCCGGCCCGGGTCTTCGCCGCGCTCATCGTCATCGCGGCCTCGCTCTTCTACATGACCGCGGTCTTCAAGGGCATCGGCAACCTGCTCGAAGTCTTCCTCGATATCCCGTACAAGATCTCGATCGTCATCGTGTTCTTCATCGTCATGACCTATACGATGATCGGCGGCTTCATCTCCGTCGTGAAGACCGACGCGGTCCAGGGTGTCGTGATGATCATTGCCGCGGCGCTGCTCTTCTTCGGGACGGTGAACGCGGCAGGCGGCCTGGGTGCGATCGCTGAAGTTAGGACGCAGCCAGGCGGCGAAGCGCTCTTCACGTGGGGAGGGGGCGTCGCGGTCCCGGTCCTGATCGGCACTATGGTCGCGGGTCTCGTGAAGTTCGCGGTCGAGCCCCGTCAGCTGTCGCGCTTCTTCGCGCTGGGGAGCGACAAGGCGATCCGGACAGGCATGTGGGTGTCGTCTCTGACTTTCGCTGTCGTCTTTTCGCTGCTGATCCCGGTCGGGATGTACGCGCGGCGGATCTTCCCCGACGGCATCGCAGACACGGACCTCGTGGTCCCGAACCTGCTCAGTGAGGTCTTCGGGCGGGGCACGAGCTCGTTCCTGCTGGTCGCGATGGTCGCCGCCGCGATGTCGTCGCTCGACAGCGTCCTGCTCGTGATGGCATCGACCACCGAGCGCGACCTGGTAAGCATCGCCCGGCCCGGCCGCAGCGAAGAACAGGAGATGTTCTGGACGCGTGGCTGGGTGGCGCTCTTCGCGTTCATCACGATGCTGATCTCGCTGAACCCATTGGGCGGTATCGTGGAGTTGACCGCGTTCAGCGGGGCAGTCTACGGCGCATGCTTCTTCCCCTCATTGGTGCTGGGACTGCACTGGAAACGCGGGAACGGCACCGTCGTGATCGCTTCCTTCGTGACCGGAATTGTCGTGCTCCTGGCCTGGGATCTCGTCCCGGGTTCTGAGATCCTACACGAGATCTTCCCGGCGATGGGGCTGTCCACGGCAGTCTATGTCGGACTGGCGATGGCGACCAAAGACGCGGCGAGCGAGGCAGTGGTCGCGTTGATCGAGGGAGGTGGAAGGATCTCCGAGACGAGATCGTAG
- a CDS encoding acyl-CoA synthetase, giving the protein MTLPLFERAAGIRDRTAIVAPEGVFTFGELLDTSGRVATRLLAGRDDLHSERVCFLVPPGWHYVSVQWGIWRSGGFAVPLATSHPAAELAYVLDDAQPEVVVVHPELLDRVTDVAAERRLTVLQTPALLAEGPIGVLPESAGDRSAMMLYTSGTTGRPKGVVITHANLQSQLESLSRAWGWSEHDHILLHLPLHHVHGITNVLTSALWNGATCEILPRFNAVDVWERLSRGDCTLYMAVPTVYRRLIEAWERADPRTREAWSAGALACRLMVCGSAALPVPTLERWREITGQRLLERYGMTEIGMALSNPLDGERRAGHVGQPLPGVDVRLVDEAGSRVAAGAAGEIQVRGPTVFSTYWQREDETRAAFGDLGWFSTGDHAVVEDGAYRILGRSSVDILKTGGEKISALEIEDVLRSYPGVVDCAVVGVPDADWGDRVCAAVVCDPAHPLEAEALRGFARDRLAPYKVPKEVLLVDALPRNAMGKVIKLTVCELFDAPDVE; this is encoded by the coding sequence TTGACTCTACCCCTGTTTGAGCGTGCCGCCGGGATTCGCGACAGGACGGCAATCGTAGCCCCTGAAGGGGTCTTCACATTCGGGGAGTTGCTCGATACGTCCGGCCGAGTCGCCACGCGGCTGCTCGCCGGACGCGACGACCTGCACTCGGAGCGGGTCTGCTTCCTCGTACCTCCAGGCTGGCACTACGTCTCGGTCCAGTGGGGCATATGGCGGTCCGGCGGCTTCGCGGTACCGCTGGCGACATCTCATCCTGCGGCAGAGCTCGCCTACGTGCTCGACGACGCCCAGCCCGAAGTCGTCGTCGTACATCCAGAGCTGCTCGACCGGGTCACGGACGTCGCGGCGGAGCGGCGGCTGACCGTGTTACAGACTCCCGCGCTGCTCGCCGAAGGACCGATCGGAGTCCTGCCGGAGTCGGCTGGGGACCGGTCCGCGATGATGCTCTATACCTCCGGCACCACGGGGCGTCCCAAAGGCGTCGTGATCACGCACGCCAACCTGCAGTCCCAACTTGAGTCGCTAAGTAGGGCGTGGGGTTGGAGCGAGCACGATCACATCCTACTGCACCTGCCCCTGCACCACGTGCACGGGATCACGAACGTCCTCACCTCGGCGCTCTGGAACGGAGCCACCTGTGAGATCCTGCCGCGCTTCAACGCGGTGGATGTGTGGGAACGCCTCTCCCGGGGCGATTGCACGCTCTATATGGCGGTGCCGACGGTATACCGGCGGCTCATCGAAGCGTGGGAACGTGCCGACCCACGGACGAGAGAGGCTTGGAGCGCCGGCGCACTGGCTTGCCGACTGATGGTGTGCGGCTCGGCCGCACTTCCAGTGCCGACGCTCGAGCGCTGGCGGGAGATCACCGGGCAACGCTTGCTCGAGCGCTATGGCATGACCGAGATCGGCATGGCGCTCTCGAATCCGCTCGACGGGGAGAGGCGTGCGGGCCACGTGGGCCAGCCGCTACCCGGTGTCGACGTCCGCCTCGTGGATGAAGCCGGCAGCCGCGTGGCCGCAGGTGCCGCTGGGGAAATCCAGGTGCGAGGGCCAACAGTCTTCTCGACCTACTGGCAGCGTGAGGACGAGACACGCGCAGCGTTCGGCGACCTGGGCTGGTTCAGCACCGGAGACCACGCCGTGGTCGAGGACGGCGCGTATCGCATCCTCGGACGCTCGAGCGTGGACATCCTCAAGACGGGTGGGGAGAAGATATCCGCGCTCGAGATCGAGGACGTGTTGCGCTCCTACCCGGGTGTCGTGGACTGCGCGGTCGTCGGCGTCCCGGACGCCGACTGGGGCGATCGCGTCTGTGCGGCGGTCGTTTGCGATCCGGCCCATCCACTCGAAGCGGAAGCCCTGCGGGGGTTCGCTCGGGACCGGCTGGCGCCCTACAAGGTGCCCAAAGAGGTCCTGCTCGTGGACGCCCTGCCGAGGAACGCGATGGGAAAGGTCATAAAACTCACGGTGTGCGAGCTCTTCGACGCGCCCGACGTCGAATAG